A single window of Chloracidobacterium thermophilum B DNA harbors:
- a CDS encoding ABC transporter permease, which yields MQLFLENIWLALINVWANKLRSLLTVLGVLVGTATVIAVSSVLTGVKDRTAKLAAQVGPEVLYISRYDSIGPRFSRVTPEERQRKPLTEEDAEAVNRLPSVRAATPQLVVGSFGPSATQYRLKYKGREATRPIAFGVWANYPEVRWLNLRLGRFFTPEEHDRKLDVAVLGPVAAEQLFGTQNPLGEMVEFEGRAYRVIGVVEKGPTGIFGDTPEDRQILIPYANLAQRYPDLLRDRGITIIAHAREGRLEAMRDEITELLRRRRRLRSDQPDNFGISTPDAIFETFNSITSVLGIIAVSLASVSLLVGGIGVMNIMLVSVTERTKEIGTRRAVGARRRDVLTQFLIEAVVLSLIGGALGIGIGVGMSAGLNAFVPSVPSLVPLWSIGVGFGISVAVGLVSGFLPALRAAQLDPAEALRYE from the coding sequence GTGCAACTCTTTCTTGAAAACATCTGGCTGGCGCTCATCAACGTCTGGGCCAACAAGCTCCGCTCCCTGCTCACTGTTCTGGGCGTGCTGGTGGGCACGGCGACGGTCATTGCTGTTTCCTCGGTACTGACCGGCGTCAAGGACCGGACGGCGAAGCTGGCGGCGCAGGTTGGGCCCGAGGTGCTTTACATCAGCCGCTACGATTCCATCGGGCCGCGCTTTTCACGGGTGACGCCCGAAGAAAGACAGCGCAAACCGCTCACCGAAGAGGATGCCGAAGCCGTCAACCGCCTGCCTTCCGTCCGTGCCGCCACCCCGCAGCTTGTTGTCGGCAGCTTTGGGCCGAGTGCCACGCAGTACCGTCTCAAGTACAAGGGGCGCGAAGCCACTCGCCCGATTGCCTTTGGCGTCTGGGCCAACTACCCGGAAGTCCGCTGGCTGAACCTGCGCCTGGGACGCTTTTTTACCCCGGAAGAACACGACCGCAAGCTGGACGTAGCCGTGCTCGGCCCCGTCGCCGCCGAACAGCTCTTTGGCACGCAGAACCCGCTCGGCGAGATGGTGGAATTTGAAGGACGCGCCTACCGGGTCATCGGGGTCGTCGAAAAGGGTCCGACCGGCATTTTCGGTGATACGCCGGAAGACCGGCAAATCCTGATTCCCTACGCCAATCTGGCCCAGCGGTATCCCGACCTGCTCCGTGACCGTGGCATCACCATCATTGCCCACGCCCGCGAGGGACGCCTCGAAGCCATGCGCGATGAAATCACGGAACTGCTGCGCCGTCGCCGCCGGCTTCGCTCGGACCAGCCCGACAACTTCGGCATCAGCACGCCCGATGCTATTTTTGAGACTTTCAACAGCATCACCTCTGTGCTGGGCATCATTGCCGTCTCCCTGGCGTCGGTCAGTCTGCTCGTCGGCGGTATCGGTGTGATGAACATCATGCTCGTGTCGGTCACGGAGCGCACAAAGGAAATCGGGACGCGCCGCGCCGTCGGCGCACGCCGCCGGGACGTTCTGACGCAGTTTCTCATTGAAGCGGTGGTGCTTTCCCTCATCGGCGGTGCGCTGGGCATCGGGATTGGCGTCGGGATGAGCGCTGGACTCAACGCCTTTGTCCCCAGCGTGCCGTCGCTGGTGCCACTCTGGTCCATCGGCGTCGGTTTTGGTATTTCGGTTGCTGTCGGACTGGTATCCGGTTTCCTGCCGGCGCTGCGGGCCGCCCAGCTCGACCCGGCCGAGGCGCTGCGGTACGAGTAG